The genomic region GAAAAATCTCCACTATAAAACCTCCACCAATTAATAAGAATCTTGTAGTGTTTAAATCTTTAGGTCATAAAAAATTCTAATACTATATTATGAAATTATTTCttctaaaaatttaaactaataaaaatagacatgaataattatatttctaaccCTTAACATTTTACTTCATTTAAGTGATTAATTAATGGAGGTCACTCACATAAAGTTgttcaaaatatctttttttaaaaatattttatttcaaccAATTAAATTACCACACATAATCAGTTAAATCATATTATTTTTGTCATAAACCAGATAAATTGATTCAATAAAAAATTagtgttgagtttgaaaaaataatattaaaatgatgatcaaacattattaaaatgttaattaagtgtttataaaatatttttaattgtttgtTTGATGCTTTTGTTTAGTGTGCaggaagaaaaattaatttttcattgATCCAAGAAGCATGAAAAATAAGCCTACACTAATACTCCAAATATTGATCCAAAATGAGAAACAGGTGAaccataaaaaaaagaaaaggaaacaagTCACATGTTATGAGTAGAAAAGCAAATTAATTATGCCCCAAATAAACAAGCCAATCTTGATCACCAAACAAAGGTTGCCTCATACCAAAGTGATTTAAATCAAGTGGCTGAATgttaaaaagagaaagaaatctAAAGAGATCCAAATCCTTCAAAGTCCATGATGAATTAAAGAAAGAAACCAAAGGCCACAAGCTCCATACGGTGATCACAAAAAGCATTTATTTTCTCCCATGCATTGGTTACTGGAACTCAAATTCCAATTCAATTAATTGCATTTCTTGATAACCGAAACtcccaattcaattcaatttactttGCATTGAAAACTTTCACCAAaagcttctctcttctctctcctctctcactTGCTTTGATCAAATCACATCATCttccaagaaagaaagaaaatagaatgcaCATAGAGTGGGTTATGACCAAAGGCTACAGGCTCCATACGAAAGctattctctcttctctctcctctctcttgctTCGGTCAAATCACTCTTtcatagaagaagaaagaaaaaaatggaagaCACAGAGGGAAGAAGATTTTTTCCACAGAAGAAAGATCTGCGAAGTGAGGCTAAAAGATTTCTttgccaagaaaagaacagaaaAGTCTCGGTTCTTGAAGCAAATCTATCTTGAAGGCTCAGCAAAAATTTGTTTTCGTTTTTGTGCTACAAAGAAGATCTAAGTCTCAGAATCTGTAGctggaagaagcaaaaatggaaaGCATGAAGCTGTCCTAGGTTAGATGCTCATCAACACTCAGAATCAAATTTTGGAGCCAAAATCAAGATCAATGGCCAAGATTGAAGAATATGGatgaaaaaggatgagagagGTGCATGCAAATAGATtcgatttctctctctctcctctgttGAAGCTGCTGTTACTCTGTTGTTGGAGAAAAAGACAGTGCTAGGGTTGAATGTGactcaaccttggaagcttcactcttctatattaagggtgaacggccaagggttgaagGTAAGGAGTGAGAGCACACGTTTGGGTTCCCATAACTTTTTGAGCtgtttattcttctccttcatggctttcattgaatttttttttcaatttagtctgtctgtgtttcattggtaaaaggcaaaatgtgaggttttgtaagaaaaaaccaatgagtgaaaaaaggcagagttaaagaaaaagccatagttatctcagaaattcttcgtatgtatttctgttttgttgtcatgatcctgaggggattcccttgcaagttgggttagcactttacagttgaaaGCTAGGGTGAGTCCTagtcccttgcaagttgggtgagcactttgttgttgaaagctagattgagatctagtcaaattcagattgggtgtagaatctggatttgtcccagatagaaatgggtagttcctaggaagaaattggtgtttgtaatgttGTGAAaacatagtgaaattccatcattgttgtgattgagactggatgtaggctacattgcacctaGTAGCTGAACTAGGATATATCTGGCGTTACTTCTTTTTCCCTACTCCTTTCTCTGTTTCTGTTTATcaggagacaaaaataaaagtgtCTCTCAACTCGTCACGAGCCAAAACAAAAGTACCTCTCAACTTGGCACGACACAAAAGTAGAAATATCTCCTGAAGTTTTTCTGAAGAATCAGAAATTAATATACagtgaaaaaggggctaagattcaaccccacattctcttagccactgattaccatcaattaGGTGAACCAAATTTTATACCAGTTtgaattagtattttttttttatataaaatgacTACAATATCGTTATTATACAAAATGACTAAAATAtccctattatatatatatatatatatatatatcttttctttgtcatctctctccttctctcagattctctccttcttcttctctctgcCACCCTCGTCCATTCTCACTGCCGTATGCCATCCTCCCCCTCTCACTGCTTACACACTCTCAAGGTTATCGCAGAACTGTCATCGCGTGCCTGACACCCAGCTCGAGGGGAACTGTCGTCGCCGGAGGGAAAATCATCCGTCACCCTCCTCCCCTCTCTGGCTCTCTGGCTCTGCGACTACAATTTTCTATACCTTTCTAACTATCTGTCATAGTGTAACTGCATCTCTTTTTCTCTGATTTCTGGCTCGCTGCTACTCTTCTCCTCCCCTTCGCCGCCAAATCAAGTAAGACCTCCCATTTATCCTCTTCATCGTTCAATCTGTTGTACTTAtgctatattatttttttctttgtgtttttttttaaatatgcttATGATGTATTATTGATGATTCTGTTGAATTTTGAGTTATTaatttactaaatttttatttgaatttagtttattaatattaaattattgtTGTTGAGATTGAAttataaattcaatttttttagtttaaaatcCTTCCCTTCAAAGCTTCAACTCAACAAACACATTTTAGTGCTGATTAAATTGCATAAAGTAACATACGTGTCGTTTTGGATGAGATTTGCTTCCTCTTGTGCAAACCTATAATCATGAAAATAGATTGCAAGAATTCAGATTATTTAATCCTAAAATCAAATGCAGCAATAACAATCATACATAATGAAGCTGCTCAAATCTCTTATTCTAATGCATAGAGATATAGGCAACAAAAACAGTTAGCATATATCAAACATCGTGTATAACACCGGTAGATTCGTCACTTCGATTAACTAACCTGTGGTCTTGCTGCTCTTTGTAGGAGCTCTGTAGAAGTACAATTGCTCGAATTGGTAAAGAAGTTGCAAGTAGAGCTTTTATGGGAAAAAAATAACAGAGAAAAAAATATGGGAAGATCAAGTCAAAAAGCACAATTGTTGCTTCTATGCACAAGCAAAATATACGGTAAgataaaaagctatgtcacatcacaaaaaaaaagaacaagatAAAAATTAACTCTTATGAAACaatataataagaaaaaaaaatcctcCATGGTCTCATTACCTTCTCAAATGTAGCAATCAAATTATCTCTGGCAGTTGAAAATCGACTCTCCACAACCAAACTCCTAAAATAATGATAAGCAGCTGCCAGCTCATCCTCAGAATATGAAGCCAATAAGGCAAGctaaaaagaagaggaagaagaagaaatacttATCAAAATGGCATAcaatactgatgagcggatattttatacgctttttggggttaatttcatatagtttttaggatgttttagttagtttttagtctatttctagtagtttttaggaaaaattcatatttctggactttactatgagttgtgtgtttttctgtaatttcatgtatttttctggctgaNNNNNNNNNNNNNNNNNNNNNNNNNNNNNNNNNNNNNNNNNNNNNNNNNNNNNNNNNNNNNNNNNNNNNNNNNNNNNNNNNNNNNNNNNNNNNNNNNNNNNNNNNNNNNNNNNNNNNNNNNNNNNNNNNNNNNNNNNNNcttcctcaaatcatgaacgtgtgcctgacaactacctccgttctatatacgattgaatgagtatctcttagattctttaattagaatctccgtggtataagctagaactgatggcggcattcatgagaatccggaaagtctaaaccttgactgtggtattccgagtaggattcaaggattgaatgactgtgacgagcttcaaactccggaaggctgggcgttagtgacagacgcaaaaggatagtaaatcctattccaaccggatcgagaaccaaccggtgattagccgtgctgtgacagagcgcgtgagcgtagttttcactggaaggatggaaggtagccattgacaacggtgatccaccaacacacagcttgccatagaaggacgtgcgtgcgtgaacaagaagacagaggaaagcagagattcagaagacaaagcatctccaaaactccaatatattctccattactgcacaacaagtaacctttaacttatgctctcttggttattcgcaattcaactgataaacataattgacttcctgactaagatttacaagataaccatagattgcttcaaaccaacaatctccgtgggattcgacccttactcacgtgaggtattacttggacgacccagtgcacttgctggttagtggtacgcgttgtgaaaagtgtgattcacaattcgtgcaccaagtttttggcgccgttgccagggattgttcgtgtttgaacaactgacggattattctgttgcttagattaggaaaaatctttcttttttttggtttagagtctttcattatttatcccttgttaaaatactttaaacttatagctcagttatttagaacgtggtgtttatgttcatgataattggctatcataattttttaaaaacttttttcaaaaataatttttctattaaatcctgtgccaaactttaagtttggtgttttcaaaaataatctttcttaaaaaaattttggtttttgaaggtcccataactcatttggctagaNNNNNNNNNNNNNNNNNNNNNNNNNNNNNNNNNNNNNNNNNNNNNNNNNNNNNNNNNNNNNNNNNNNNNNNNNNNNNNNNNNNNNNNNNNNNNNNNNNcagggctttccagcaatatataatagtccatactttgcacaaggatagacgacgtaaactagagttcaacgccagttctctgcccaattctggcgtccagcgccagaaaaggatcaaaagatggagttgaacgcccaaactggcataaaaactggcgttcaactccacaaatggcctctgcatgtgaattgcttaagtctcaaaAATGGCATACAATACCTATAAGGCACACTTCGCATATGAGATGTTAATCTACCAAAAATAAATCAGAGGCACAAACAGTTGAAGAATGCCACAAAGTACCTGATGATGGGGATTTCCACTAGAAGGCCATAGAGAATTAGCTTGTAAATAGTAACTAGAAGCTGCTGCAAACTCTTGCTTCACTGAGTCATCTTCGCCATACAGTCCTTTGTAAACAAGCATGATCACCCAAGTAATTTCAGTGCCTTATGGATTCTCCTTAATTGTTTTGTCATGGATACCACAGCTATGACATCAATATTCTTAAAGGCAAATCTAGAATTTGCTGGTGCAGAGAATGAAAAAGGACTAAGTGCATTCGAAGTGCTTTCTCAGCTAATTAGTATTTTTCTCCTTCAAAGATACCAGGTATACACACAACATAACAACTACATATAAATACTGAAATACATACTTCATAACTACTTGCTGGTTCATATGGATCGTCAATACCAATGAACAAACCTGcagaaaaccaaataataatgAATAATAGTGATTGCTTCTTATGCTATGTTAATGCAAAGATAAAGCTTTTGGAATTCAAGCCATCTATAATTGCCGCATCAGCACTTCTTTGTGCTTCTCATGAGTTCTTACAAGAAGGATAGCTGTGAAAGATTTCCCAATGCATCTGGAATGCTGCCACTGAAGCTACAACCAGCCAAGATGCTGACACAAATTAAGGAAAGAAAGTATtagtatgcttttttttttttgtgaatatAAGGAAAATGGATCTTGTTTCTTAAGGAATCTTACAGAATATTCAGATTGCTTAAGTCTCCTATCTCTGGAGACAGAGGACCTTTTAAACCTTTGTTGAATGACAAGTCCATACAGTTCAATAATATAGAACCGCCATTATGTTGCTGCCATTTTGTGCCCTTTTTTTTGTAGTGGTATTCAATAATTACagcaaaaataaagagaaaaataacatcTATTAGCTGATTCAAAATTAAAAGATACAGCTTCAAGAAAGTTAAAAAAGAAATACATCTAATGCTAGCTTTAACATGAAATCAATCAAGTGAAATAtacataaaagtatttttttatatacCTGTAACACAAGGGATGAAAAAACCACACTAAGTGAGCACTAGCAAGAAAGCCATGGAACCATGGAAGTAACGTGATAGTCATGTTTTTGGTAAACTAAAACTAGCTACCACAACTtgatttagaattttagaatacactttcttttttctttctccctcTTATATTTGACTCTGTTTTCTCCTTCATTCAATTATTCATTTTTTcatcttctcttctcttccatATTCAAACACCAACACCATGCCTCCTCAAAATGATTCCTAACAGCACTCtcaaaatattaaaaagataaacaaaagttcaaaaattttttaatggtaaaatttaaaaaacaattagaaaataaattaagactctcaatattttttttttaatttaccggCCGTGAATCCTGCACATGGTTCTGCTTCTGGATGGTTCATTGTCACCGCTACTAACAAAGTGTGCAATAGTGATAAACAACCCTTACAAAGTTTATTACCAGCCAGCACATAATTAAATGTCCATAGTGATCAAATTCCTACATGATTTGaaaattgtaaaatatttatatatgcaTCATTTATCTTGTGCAACTTATATTACTTGTTGAAACTGAATAACCCCTTCTTCATTACTTCCACCTAACCTTAAAATTTTAACAATTTCTTGTACAATCAAAATCAAACTCATCTTTCTTGTACTTTATTTAACAATTTTATTTTAACAATTATTTTTACTTGCAGTTTTCAACTTCCTCCGGTCCTATAAAAATGTCTAAACATGGACCAACAATGCAAATTGAAACCACCATCAGTGAGCTAGGAAAGTACCATATATAGTCTTAAACTCTTAATTGTGGAAACATGGTGAATAACTCAATTATCTAAAAGTGACTTCTTTTTAAATGGGTACTTTTTAACGAGCAGACAAGAGCACAAGGGGCAACACAAAAGAGAAGCATTTGTTTCTTTCCAATCCTATCCAGTAAACTGCACATGTATAACAACATAAATTCGGCCTTATTACTAGCAACTTTATTCAGCTTTTTCTATTAACAGAAACTTAGATAAATTTGGTATTAGTTTACTTACTAAAATTATAGGATAAATTGCATcacaataaataaatatttgCAAAATTCTTTACAGATCGTCTATATACTAACAAAAAGAATCTCACAACAATaaatatcaaaaaatttaaactaattatttCAAGGTCGCAAACACTATTTAAGTTCAGCATATTAATACTCACTAGATGAACGAAAAGATGATGTCTATCTTCAAGTGGTTCTTATTTAGGTAGCTTCCATCTTTTAAATAGTTCCAAATCAATTTATCTTCATCATCTACACAGAAAACAACCTCATTGTTAACAACTTCATTGTTCTCTAAAGCAAATAACTTAACAAAGCACAAAAACAAGTTTCAAGCTAATAAAAGAATTTGTTAATTTGTCTGCAAAAGAGATATGTCACATACAACAATGATTGAATAAATGCATAGACAAAAAAATAAGCATTCAAGCAATTCATCAAATACGTGCTATGCAAATCAGTAAAGCACCAACCGAAAGCATATTTACAAATCAAAACCGCGAAGAGAATACAAATTTGTATACACGCATGTAAGAAAAAATCGAAGAAATTACATGAAGACTTTACCCCCAATTTCTGCTAACAAGGAAGAAAATCAaaacctaaaattacagaaatagAAGTAGTAACAATTTGCAAAACAAAATATGAGTAATTAAAAAAAGAGAATGTCGATTTGTATATAAACCTAATTCAACGAAGATGGAGACGGAGAAGATTCACAGAGGACAACACGGTGGAGCAGAAAAAATCACACAGCAGATCCATCAATTGAAGTAAAACGCTGATGGAGGAGATCGCAGCTGGAAGAAAAGCGTTGATGGAGGAGCTTGCCGCCAGAGGAGAGCCTCGTGGATGAGATTGCAGATCTCATGTTGCGATGGAGGAACTTCTTGGTTTCTCACATTGGGATGGAGGCTCGATCAAATAGACAACGTTTATTAATGAAATAGAAgagtttttactttttatatcAGTGAAGCAGGAGCAGGAGCAGGTAATGGCGTTTAAAACCGCCAAAAGCACCAAAAAACCGCTGTTTCCTACCAGTGAATTACGGTAGCCGCATAAACTGCCTCAATTTATGAATATATCGGCGGTTTTGTAGAACTTCCATTATGTTGCTGCCATTTTATGCCTCTTTTTTTGTAGTGGCTAGAGACTAGAGAGGAAGAGATGCAGTCACATTGTCGCAGATAgttagaaaagtaaagaaagttgTAGTTGCAAAATCAGAGAGCAAGAGAGGAGAGAAAGGTGGCGGACGACTCTGCCTTCGACGACGACGATTCCCCTCGAGTTGGGTGTCAGGTGCGCGACGACTATTTTACGATTACCTTGAGAGTTAGACGTGTAGGCAATGAAAGGGGGTGGCATACAGCGATGAGAGTGTAAAAGGTGatagaaaggagagagagaaaatctaaaaataggaaagcaacgACAAAGAAAAGAGAtggttaaaaattatttattcattCAAATAAATCTTAAGTATTAGAATGTCTTTATAAATTGTCTCTCGGTCTCTAATCAACTTGGTGAAAGAAGCCCCATCATCTCGGAAGCTACGAAATTCGGATGGTCGCAAAAATTTTGAACAAATATTATGCATTAAAAAAATCAACTTCGTGAATCGCTTTCGAATTTGATCAATGTGCGATATTTCTTCATTTGTGATTATTCatctaaataaattttaaattggatGAGCATGTAAAAGAAATTTCGTCACTTCACAATTTTTTATTACGTTTGATTGTAGTCTAATGGCTACTATTGCCTTATATCACAATTTAACTATTAAACCTAAAGGATAACTGAAATAATAAGAAAGTAATTTAAACATCCGGTATTGCAATGTGAATCATTTTCTGGTCTGATCGATGAGGTGCTCAAATCTTCTTTTATGTATTGAAATTAAAGATTTATTTAAATTCTAATTCTTACATGCCTGCAGAGAAAAAAattgttagggtttttttagcATGACTATTTGAAAAAAATTCTCTCTCACATAACAATAGTGTTAGTATATATAGACTATAGAGTACTATACTTCAAGCTCAAAGTATATATATAACACGGAAACCAAAATGGAACacaaagtaaaattaaaaataaattaaactattgaAATATTTTGGATTAGTTGCACTTTTCCTCTTGAACATTATTATTGGGTCACATGCAACTTTAGCCCTTAAACTTTAAAAATGCGCAAattaacatttaaatttttaaagattAAGGGCTAAAGATCACATAATCTACGATTCTGGGAGTAAATCTCAATTAACCCAAATATTTATTTCATATGTCAGTTGAAAAATATTAACTTCCTATTTGAACTCATAAATATTATGATAAACGACTTAAATAAAGTACCatgattttgttttaatttttattttgtatcatATAGTTGAATATCCTATATAATTTGTATCTTTGATCAGTTAACACTCACCAATGAGTGGAAAATTTTTCATATAACCAAATATGAATATTAgataattaatataatataataatttaaaatttaaatacttACCATTGTTATAACTTTCCACCCGAGGACCATACCTAGCATTGCATCTCTTAATGCAATCCTTCTTCTTTTTCGGATTATTTCTATAGCGGCTCTTGCATCTTTGAAGACAAACTTCCAGCATATATTCCTTTTTTCTAAGACCATAATAGTATTTTGGAATATTGTCATACGATTCAACAATGATAGCACAAATAAcaaatccaacaataataatgaaaaaacGTGTTATTTGTTTATAGGTCACACCACCATTTCTAGCCATGTgtcttctttttgttttggaaATGCAAATGTATGATATACCATGCATGAAGTTTTATAAAGGCTTAAAATTTCAGAATTGATATATTTGTTACTTAATTCATGTCCTTTTAAATCACCTTAAGGGTGTCCCCTCGTATAACTAAAACCATAAATTAATTTTGGTTGCCCCTTAAAGTCATTGAGtttcga from Arachis ipaensis cultivar K30076 chromosome B02, Araip1.1, whole genome shotgun sequence harbors:
- the LOC107625882 gene encoding protein SMG7-like isoform X1; protein product: MLVYKGLYGEDDSVKQEFAAASSYYLQANSLWPSSGNPHHQLALLASYSEDELAAAYHYFRSLVVESRFSTARDNLIATFEKLYLQLLYQFEQLYFYRAPTKSSKTTGLHKRKQISSKTTRMLLYAI
- the LOC107625882 gene encoding uncharacterized protein LOC107625882 isoform X2: MHWEIFHSYPSCLFIGIDDPYEPASSYELALLASYSEDELAAAYHYFRSLVVESRFSTARDNLIATFEKLYLQLLYQFEQLYFYRAPTKSSKTTGLHKRKQISSKTTRMLLYAI